One window of Aerococcus tenax genomic DNA carries:
- a CDS encoding AEC family transporter produces MSFGEILIATLTNMKFISAITSTIGIILIGYICRRRGIFNQHVSKVLSTVVLKLAIPCMAFNAFMQDLNVQQLHQSMSVLVWGLLIYLVFIAITRLTYARYEGDTKLVLRMLTIFGSTTFFGIPIVSAVYGADGVIYANVFNIGYRIFLYSYCYILMSGLQFKKSNLKSIFLNPTILFTLAGLLIWAMQAYLPHVTVETLAKTGEMVERQAPILRFDLTLPWLYQLMNYLSKLASPLAWLSIGATLGESEITEAVKDNKVWYYAFNKMLIVPLITLVCGIIFTATNILPMDYAAIGTTVVMMATPPASVAVSYAIGFGREDKLASNCSFVTTLTATLAIPIWLVVIEILKTSGVI; encoded by the coding sequence ATGTCGTTTGGTGAAATATTGATAGCTACCCTGACAAATATGAAGTTTATTTCGGCAATTACTTCGACGATTGGAATTATCTTGATTGGTTATATTTGCAGACGACGTGGCATCTTTAACCAACATGTTTCTAAAGTCTTGTCAACGGTAGTTTTAAAGTTAGCGATTCCATGTATGGCCTTCAATGCCTTTATGCAAGATTTGAATGTCCAACAACTCCACCAAAGTATGAGTGTCTTGGTATGGGGCCTGTTAATTTATTTAGTTTTTATTGCGATTACGCGTTTGACCTATGCTCGCTATGAAGGCGACACCAAACTGGTTCTTAGGATGTTAACCATCTTTGGGTCAACCACCTTTTTTGGGATTCCAATTGTGTCAGCAGTTTATGGGGCTGACGGGGTCATTTACGCTAATGTTTTTAACATCGGTTACCGGATCTTCTTATATTCCTATTGCTATATCTTGATGAGTGGTTTGCAATTTAAAAAGAGCAACCTCAAAAGTATCTTCCTCAATCCGACGATCTTATTTACCTTGGCGGGTTTACTGATTTGGGCTATGCAGGCTTATCTGCCTCATGTCACGGTGGAAACCCTGGCCAAGACTGGAGAAATGGTTGAGCGTCAAGCCCCAATTCTTCGCTTTGACTTAACCCTGCCTTGGCTCTATCAATTGATGAACTATTTATCTAAATTGGCTTCACCATTGGCCTGGTTATCAATCGGGGCAACTCTTGGTGAAAGTGAAATTACCGAAGCGGTCAAGGACAACAAGGTTTGGTACTATGCCTTTAATAAGATGCTGATTGTGCCTTTAATTACCTTGGTTTGTGGGATTATATTCACCGCTACCAATATCTTACCAATGGACTACGCTGCCATTGGGACCACAGTTGTCATGATGGCAACTCCACCAGCCAGTGTAGCAGTTTCCTATGCCATCGGTTTTGGACGGGAAGACAAACTAGCCTCTAACTGTTCCTTTGTCACGACTTTAACCGCTACCTTGGCGATTCCAATTTGGTTAGTGGTGATTGAAATCTTGAAAACCAGTGGCGTGATTTAA
- the murQ gene encoding N-acetylmuramic acid 6-phosphate etherase, with amino-acid sequence MSKEDLAKLTTETRNKSTFSLDKLSVLEVLKIMNAENDNVQSAISKVLPKIEAAIQMIVDSFNHDGRLIYMGAGTSGRLGVLDAAECVPTFGTSPDMVVGLIAGGERAMTKAVEGAEDDEKLGKNDLKDIKLSPLDTVVGVSASGRTPYVMGGLEYANQLGAKTIALSCNDESAISSLAKISIEVIVGPEILTGSTRLKAGTAQKLVLNMLSTVSMIQIGKVYQNLMIDINVTNEKLEDRATRIISNITEASYEQAHEALVASHFNVKNAVVMLAEKVSFEESQNLLQKADGFIYKIIEGEARKNE; translated from the coding sequence ATGTCTAAGGAAGATTTAGCAAAATTAACTACAGAAACAAGAAATAAGTCTACTTTTAGTCTTGATAAGTTATCTGTGTTAGAAGTATTAAAAATTATGAACGCGGAAAATGATAATGTTCAGAGCGCCATAAGCAAGGTCTTACCCAAGATTGAAGCAGCTATTCAAATGATTGTTGATTCCTTTAATCATGATGGACGCTTAATCTATATGGGAGCTGGGACGAGTGGACGGCTTGGGGTTTTAGATGCGGCAGAATGTGTCCCTACCTTTGGAACCTCTCCTGATATGGTGGTTGGTCTCATTGCTGGGGGCGAACGAGCAATGACAAAAGCTGTTGAAGGAGCCGAAGATGATGAAAAGTTAGGAAAAAATGATTTAAAGGATATTAAGCTAAGTCCGCTAGACACTGTAGTAGGGGTCAGTGCCAGTGGAAGAACGCCCTATGTTATGGGCGGTTTAGAGTATGCCAATCAGCTTGGCGCTAAGACGATTGCACTCTCTTGCAATGATGAATCAGCAATTTCTTCACTAGCTAAAATAAGTATTGAAGTAATCGTTGGACCAGAAATATTAACCGGATCTACTCGACTCAAAGCAGGAACAGCACAGAAATTGGTCTTGAACATGTTATCTACTGTTTCAATGATACAAATTGGTAAGGTTTACCAGAATTTAATGATCGATATTAATGTCACCAATGAAAAATTAGAAGACCGGGCGACAAGAATTATCAGTAATATTACTGAAGCTTCTTATGAGCAAGCACATGAGGCATTAGTAGCTAGTCATTTTAATGTGAAGAATGCGGTCGTGATGCTAGCAGAAAAAGTTTCATTTGAAGAATCTCAAAATTTACTCCAAAAAGCAGATGGATTTATCTATAAGATTATCGAAGGCGAGGCTAGAAAAAATGAGTAA
- a CDS encoding MupG family TIM beta-alpha barrel fold protein → MFGFSVYLNSDLSHEDRAYIGNMKQGGFQGVFTSIQIPEENQEKYFKRLQDLASLCKTLQLSLMVDMSLASLEKIGISLDKVEVLTQWGITGIRLDDGFSNELIAKLSHKIQLGINASTIEENDIKEIIANGADKENIAAWHNYYPRPYTGLGEDYFMQKNHLFHQYGLKVQAFVSGDQPYRGPVYQGLPTLEKLRGKKPFMASLTMLKEYHVDQVYLSDPYLSNQSLEQFSYYINNGIILLHGSYDDNYKSAKDSYFQEIQMCRPDISEYVVRSQYARGKITETIAPSNQTFRNKGSITVDNNLAGRYEGEFEIVKKDLPSDPSVNVIGLIASEDIPLIQFIGSKQKYLIQWR, encoded by the coding sequence ATGTTTGGGTTTTCTGTTTATTTAAATAGTGATTTAAGTCATGAAGATAGAGCATATATTGGAAACATGAAACAGGGAGGTTTTCAAGGAGTTTTTACTTCGATACAGATTCCAGAGGAGAATCAAGAAAAGTATTTCAAACGGCTGCAAGATTTAGCTAGCCTTTGTAAAACGCTACAGCTTAGTTTAATGGTAGATATGTCATTAGCTTCATTAGAGAAGATTGGCATCAGTTTGGACAAGGTTGAAGTTTTAACTCAATGGGGAATTACTGGCATACGATTAGATGATGGGTTTTCTAACGAATTAATTGCCAAATTGAGTCACAAAATTCAATTAGGGATAAATGCTTCAACTATTGAAGAAAATGATATTAAGGAAATTATTGCCAATGGAGCAGATAAAGAGAATATCGCTGCTTGGCATAATTACTATCCTCGTCCTTATACCGGACTCGGTGAAGATTACTTTATGCAAAAAAATCACCTATTTCATCAGTATGGTTTAAAGGTGCAAGCCTTCGTTTCTGGAGATCAACCCTATCGCGGACCGGTATACCAGGGTTTACCTACCCTTGAAAAGTTAAGAGGGAAGAAACCTTTTATGGCTAGTTTAACTATGCTCAAAGAATATCATGTTGACCAGGTTTATCTAAGCGATCCTTATTTATCAAATCAAAGTTTAGAACAATTTTCCTATTATATAAATAATGGAATTATTCTCTTACATGGTTCTTATGATGATAATTATAAAAGCGCTAAGGACTCCTACTTTCAAGAGATTCAGATGTGTCGTCCAGATATTAGTGAATATGTAGTCAGGAGCCAATATGCTAGAGGAAAAATCACAGAGACAATTGCCCCCTCCAACCAAACCTTTCGAAACAAGGGGAGCATCACGGTCGATAACAACTTAGCTGGTAGGTATGAAGGGGAATTTGAAATTGTAAAGAAAGATCTACCTAGTGACCCTTCCGTTAATGTGATCGGATTGATTGCTTCGGAAGATATTCCCCTAATCCAATTTATCGGCAGTAAGCAAAAGTATTTAATCCAATGGAGATGA
- a CDS encoding MurR/RpiR family transcriptional regulator, protein MNHTILELLNENYNTLNENELHIAKYIFKHSDEIVSMKVKELADKTYTSKSSIIRFVQKLGFSGFIEFKTQLSIENETKRIPAQTSTQDQLLVDLKGNMDYLKERDWTKFYKFLEECSYIYIFPSGISQKNQAGEIQRVLSLLGKRVQIVDGLDNNVENRSLIRTINNNDMVFILSLSGQRSGSINIAKKAKIIGAKVVSITGYKKNPIADISDVSIFVQGSLISGFEFAPIESMCSYFLVIEYILLGFADYINSK, encoded by the coding sequence ATGAATCATACTATTTTAGAATTGCTCAATGAAAACTACAATACATTGAATGAGAATGAACTACATATTGCAAAATATATTTTTAAGCATTCTGATGAGATAGTAAGTATGAAGGTTAAAGAATTAGCTGATAAGACATATACATCCAAATCATCAATAATTCGATTTGTTCAAAAGTTAGGATTTAGTGGTTTTATAGAATTCAAAACCCAACTTAGCATTGAAAATGAAACTAAAAGAATACCTGCACAAACATCAACTCAAGATCAACTATTAGTAGATTTAAAAGGAAATATGGATTATTTAAAAGAACGTGATTGGACAAAATTTTATAAATTTCTGGAAGAGTGTAGCTACATTTATATTTTTCCTAGTGGTATCTCACAAAAAAATCAAGCTGGAGAAATTCAGCGTGTACTCTCCCTCTTAGGCAAGAGAGTTCAAATAGTAGATGGTCTTGATAATAATGTTGAAAATAGAAGTCTTATTAGGACAATAAATAATAATGACATGGTATTTATTTTATCGCTTTCAGGACAGAGAAGTGGATCAATAAATATAGCAAAAAAAGCAAAAATTATTGGTGCAAAAGTAGTTTCTATTACTGGATATAAAAAAAATCCTATTGCAGATATATCTGATGTTTCAATTTTTGTACAGGGGAGCTTAATATCAGGTTTTGAATTTGCGCCGATTGAGAGTATGTGTTCCTATTTCTTAGTAATTGAATATATTTTACTAGGATTTGCCGATTATATTAATTCAAAATAG
- a CDS encoding SDR family NAD(P)-dependent oxidoreductase, with protein MFDLSNRVAVVTGGGTGIGKQFATALAGQGAKVAILSRRQEVLDEAAKEIEEKTGSEVFPISTDVTDPESIKETHQAILDKFGKVDILVNNAGGGNNAPLTEITDEAWHKTFNLDVDGMMYMTREFGAKMVENGYGRVINIASILGFGGLPELPIIDYAAAKGAVINFTRAAATEWATTGVTVNAIAPGFFASEANNPEAMEAMNDFIELRTPMKRPGKPGELASVVVFLAADESTYVTGQIVGVDGGWTAI; from the coding sequence ATGTTTGATTTATCCAATCGTGTGGCTGTGGTGACTGGTGGCGGGACCGGTATTGGTAAGCAATTCGCGACTGCTCTAGCTGGTCAAGGGGCTAAAGTAGCGATCTTATCCCGTCGCCAAGAAGTGCTCGACGAAGCGGCTAAAGAAATTGAAGAAAAAACCGGGTCAGAGGTCTTTCCGATTTCAACCGATGTTACCGATCCTGAATCGATCAAGGAAACCCACCAAGCTATCTTAGACAAGTTTGGTAAGGTAGATATCTTAGTCAACAATGCGGGTGGCGGGAATAACGCGCCCCTGACTGAAATTACCGATGAAGCTTGGCACAAGACTTTTAACTTGGATGTTGACGGGATGATGTATATGACCCGTGAATTTGGGGCCAAGATGGTGGAAAATGGTTACGGCCGTGTGATCAACATTGCCTCCATTCTCGGCTTCGGTGGCTTACCAGAGCTGCCAATCATCGACTATGCTGCCGCTAAGGGTGCGGTGATTAACTTTACTCGGGCCGCAGCAACCGAATGGGCAACTACCGGCGTAACGGTCAATGCTATCGCGCCTGGTTTCTTCGCCTCCGAAGCCAATAATCCTGAGGCTATGGAAGCTATGAATGACTTCATCGAACTAAGAACGCCGATGAAACGCCCAGGGAAACCGGGTGAATTAGCTAGTGTAGTAGTCTTTTTAGCCGCTGATGAGTCGACTTATGTGACCGGACAAATTGTCGGTGTTGATGGCGGTTGGACTGCGATTTAG
- a CDS encoding sugar-binding transcriptional regulator, whose product MNSKKDLIRVAKLYYYHNLTQEEIADQVGISRIKVSRMLKKARDMGIITVVVNDTPNYEHLERIIKERFQLKNVMITDIHNHDVRASLAKIAGNYLNTILEEGDTIAMGWGQTLQELTKHCYGNLNKRTLFTPLIGGHGDKNFNRHSNSIANQFAENYLAKSATILAPAFAQSQVAADMYLHDPNVLATIDKSSQANVAIFSIGNPNDEENNIISTGYLSEKETALIKESDTASDIASIIFLNQEGKEILQELEERRISVSQKAFAQIDRKICIAGGRKKHISILSAIKSQYVDELITDIDTARFLCENI is encoded by the coding sequence ATGAACAGTAAAAAAGACCTAATTCGCGTTGCTAAGCTTTACTACTACCACAACCTAACTCAAGAAGAAATCGCTGACCAGGTTGGCATTTCCCGGATCAAAGTCTCCCGCATGCTCAAAAAAGCCCGTGACATGGGCATTATCACCGTTGTTGTTAACGACACACCAAACTATGAGCACTTGGAGCGCATCATCAAAGAAAGATTCCAACTCAAAAACGTCATGATTACTGATATCCATAACCACGACGTTCGCGCCTCTCTCGCCAAGATAGCGGGTAATTATTTAAATACTATCTTAGAAGAAGGAGATACTATCGCAATGGGTTGGGGCCAAACCCTGCAAGAATTAACCAAGCACTGCTACGGCAACCTCAATAAAAGGACTCTATTCACACCCCTAATCGGCGGTCACGGGGATAAGAATTTTAACCGTCATTCTAATTCTATCGCCAACCAATTTGCGGAAAACTATCTAGCCAAGTCTGCTACAATCCTGGCCCCTGCCTTTGCCCAAAGCCAGGTTGCTGCCGATATGTACCTGCATGACCCCAACGTTCTGGCTACCATAGATAAGAGCAGCCAAGCTAATGTTGCCATCTTCAGTATCGGTAACCCCAATGACGAAGAGAATAACATCATCTCCACTGGTTATCTCTCCGAAAAAGAAACAGCTCTTATCAAGGAAAGTGATACCGCCAGCGATATCGCCTCTATTATCTTCCTCAACCAAGAAGGCAAGGAAATCCTCCAAGAACTAGAAGAACGCCGAATTAGCGTCTCCCAAAAAGCCTTTGCTCAAATTGACCGTAAAATCTGTATCGCTGGTGGGCGAAAGAAACATATCAGTATCCTTTCCGCCATTAAGAGTCAGTATGTTGATGAATTGATCACTGACATCGATACCGCGCGCTTTCTCTGTGAAAATATTTAA
- a CDS encoding MurR/RpiR family transcriptional regulator translates to MSNYFLLGIEEKLTKLSGSEAQVGRYIIEHADDVVQMNINELARESGTSTSTVVRFCQSIGLKGYSQLKIKLSSESQLVVEAELTDIKPGENLENIKTMLLQESYYNFRGTSQLINEDAFDQMIHLMINAPIIYCYGLGASHLVGEDLVQKFARIGKTVLNYADSHQLASAMGTAPKDCLFLAISYSGQTHEVIELANLAHELNIKVIAMTSNSDNNLQKQADHQALVAQCREAPLRAGATISLLNQLFLNDILFLYFLSTTYEKTVTSLENSRHGVERLVNIRRQK, encoded by the coding sequence ATGTCCAATTATTTTTTATTAGGTATTGAAGAAAAATTGACTAAGCTGTCGGGGTCTGAAGCTCAGGTTGGAAGATATATTATTGAACATGCTGATGATGTCGTTCAAATGAATATCAATGAACTCGCCAGAGAGTCTGGTACCAGTACCTCCACGGTGGTACGCTTTTGTCAGTCTATTGGCTTGAAGGGATATTCGCAGTTAAAAATAAAATTGTCCTCAGAGAGTCAATTGGTAGTTGAAGCGGAATTAACAGATATTAAACCCGGGGAAAACTTAGAAAATATCAAGACAATGTTATTGCAAGAGTCTTATTATAATTTTAGAGGAACCAGTCAATTAATTAATGAAGATGCTTTTGATCAAATGATTCATCTGATGATTAATGCACCGATTATTTATTGCTATGGTTTGGGGGCTTCACATCTTGTCGGTGAAGATTTAGTGCAAAAATTTGCTCGAATAGGAAAAACGGTATTGAATTATGCAGATTCCCATCAATTGGCTTCAGCCATGGGAACAGCCCCTAAGGATTGTCTCTTTCTTGCTATTTCCTATTCTGGTCAAACGCATGAAGTGATTGAACTAGCTAATCTGGCACATGAATTAAATATAAAAGTCATTGCGATGACGTCAAACTCAGATAATAACTTACAAAAACAAGCAGATCATCAGGCCTTAGTCGCTCAATGTCGTGAGGCGCCTTTGCGTGCTGGAGCAACGATCTCCTTACTCAATCAGTTGTTTCTAAATGATATCTTATTCTTATATTTCCTATCGACTACCTATGAAAAAACTGTTACTAGTTTAGAAAACAGTCGTCATGGAGTAGAACGGCTAGTGAATATACGTCGTCAGAAGTGA
- a CDS encoding Spo0B domain-containing protein, protein MTFTLVIVTLLIMFFILTRTSKQSFVDSQADMLLKVGHEIAADPFVQSSVEDTHFSQKIIDYASAEEARFGLDYVVIMTKDSTRLTHPNRHLIGSPFQGEQDQYDALNGKSYTRTGQGPMGRSMRAFVPIFNQDHQVVGAVALGIMLPKLNLLFDQATQSLRLSVLVAFLVAGTMAIWLAYSLKNRMLGMEPEEIAQVVEERNAMFNYTDMAILITDPAGKIRVENNSAITYIGNYLNQHYSAIFPDLKVKDKAFMSLMKSVKHDEYVGSVAPIIVNQEKRGYLFILRNALEVIDLVNQLENSHYFAKQLVKQSHDFLNKVHVIYGLSDLGEYQELKTYLQDLISDKSHFNQNVQLLINNPTIAGYLLLGANHYAMYRRITVKNEIPEAQNFNQNNEWLKIANALEARLNELESQVTIEIELAYDNDQLVTAFYVYPDLGCYPEVGKDLEQITADLKQVEISNNGKYYVLTYQVNYGG, encoded by the coding sequence ATGACCTTTACTTTAGTGATTGTTACCCTATTGATCATGTTTTTTATTTTAACGCGGACTAGTAAGCAGTCTTTTGTCGACTCCCAAGCGGACATGTTGTTAAAAGTAGGCCATGAGATTGCGGCCGATCCCTTTGTTCAGTCTTCAGTTGAAGATACGCATTTTTCCCAGAAAATTATCGATTATGCCTCTGCTGAAGAGGCCCGATTCGGCTTGGATTATGTGGTGATAATGACTAAGGATAGTACCCGTCTAACCCATCCTAACCGTCATTTAATTGGGAGTCCTTTCCAGGGAGAACAAGACCAGTATGATGCCCTTAATGGGAAATCCTATACCCGGACGGGACAAGGACCCATGGGGCGGTCCATGCGCGCCTTTGTCCCTATCTTCAATCAAGATCATCAAGTGGTCGGAGCGGTGGCTTTAGGGATTATGCTACCTAAGTTAAATCTCTTATTTGATCAAGCGACCCAGTCTTTAAGGTTATCGGTCTTAGTGGCCTTCCTGGTAGCGGGGACTATGGCTATTTGGCTGGCCTATTCCTTAAAGAACCGTATGCTGGGGATGGAGCCTGAAGAAATCGCCCAGGTGGTGGAAGAGCGCAATGCCATGTTTAATTACACCGATATGGCCATCCTTATTACCGATCCGGCAGGGAAAATCCGCGTTGAGAATAATAGCGCGATTACTTATATTGGCAATTACCTCAATCAGCATTATTCTGCAATTTTTCCCGATTTAAAAGTAAAGGATAAAGCCTTTATGTCCCTCATGAAGTCGGTAAAGCATGACGAGTATGTTGGTTCGGTGGCACCAATTATTGTCAACCAGGAAAAACGGGGTTATCTTTTTATTTTGCGGAATGCCTTAGAAGTGATTGATTTAGTCAACCAATTGGAGAATTCTCATTACTTTGCCAAGCAATTAGTCAAGCAGAGCCATGATTTTCTCAATAAGGTCCATGTTATCTATGGTTTAAGTGATCTCGGTGAATATCAGGAATTGAAGACTTATTTACAAGATTTAATCAGTGATAAGAGTCACTTTAATCAGAATGTGCAGCTATTGATTAATAATCCGACTATCGCGGGTTATTTGCTCCTAGGTGCTAACCACTATGCCATGTATCGGCGGATTACGGTGAAGAATGAAATTCCGGAAGCGCAAAATTTTAATCAGAATAATGAATGGCTGAAGATTGCTAATGCACTCGAAGCTAGATTAAATGAACTCGAATCCCAAGTGACCATTGAAATTGAATTAGCCTATGACAATGACCAGCTTGTGACGGCTTTCTATGTTTATCCTGACCTGGGATGTTACCCTGAAGTGGGGAAAGATTTAGAACAAATAACAGCGGATTTAAAGCAGGTAGAGATCAGTAACAATGGAAAGTATTATGTTTTAACTTATCAAGTGAACTATGGAGGTTAA
- a CDS encoding response regulator, whose protein sequence is MYKVMLVEDDRMVQAINQQYVEKVDGFQVTGITETYEAALDLLEKEHFDLLLIDDYLGESQCPGLQLVEYLVTCPDHPGVIMLTAQNAKSAIQKGLNLGVQDYILKPFTFERLESSLLRFKKERELLNQEEEIDQDTLGQLYGYPDDLGSDNRLADSSTMEMSDSIEKGLTFSTMEVIAAAIESQDCESFTIPQITQKSQLSHVTVRKYIHYLVKKGYLKTFQYYGTTGRPTIHYQQVHPLDRSL, encoded by the coding sequence ATGTATAAGGTAATGCTTGTTGAAGACGACCGCATGGTGCAGGCGATTAATCAACAATATGTGGAAAAGGTAGATGGCTTTCAAGTGACCGGGATCACGGAGACCTATGAAGCAGCCCTTGATCTGTTAGAAAAAGAACACTTTGATTTGCTCTTAATTGACGATTATTTGGGCGAGTCGCAATGTCCTGGCTTACAACTAGTGGAATATTTAGTCACCTGTCCTGACCACCCCGGGGTGATTATGCTAACCGCTCAAAATGCTAAGTCTGCTATTCAAAAGGGTTTAAATTTAGGGGTACAGGACTATATTCTCAAACCCTTTACCTTTGAACGCTTAGAAAGTAGTTTACTCCGTTTTAAAAAGGAAAGAGAGTTATTAAATCAAGAGGAGGAGATTGACCAAGACACCTTGGGCCAATTATATGGTTATCCGGATGATTTAGGTTCCGACAACCGTTTAGCGGACTCTTCTACTATGGAAATGAGTGATAGTATCGAAAAGGGCCTGACCTTTTCCACTATGGAAGTCATTGCCGCAGCCATCGAAAGTCAAGATTGTGAATCTTTTACTATTCCCCAAATCACCCAGAAAAGCCAACTTTCCCATGTAACCGTGCGTAAATATATCCACTATCTGGTTAAAAAAGGCTATCTGAAGACCTTCCAATACTATGGAACAACTGGGCGGCCTACTATTCATTACCAACAAGTCCACCCCTTGGATAGAAGTTTGTGA
- a CDS encoding NAD(P)-dependent oxidoreductase codes for MTFKVACYGVRSNEVDIFKQYNKYNYDLTLIEDLLTEDNIETAKGHDAVLLRGNCVANRRNLELLKSWGIDLVFTRTVGINHIDMEAIRDLGQVVARVPGYSPNAIAELSVTLAMSLLRNVPYTTEATAKEFDFRVKPRMFSREVRNCTVGIIGCGRIGLTEAKLFQGLGAKVIGYDIYQSDAAKEVVEFKDNQDDLLKEADIVSIHSAYIEGENDQMINQHFIETMKDDAILVNTARGELQDNQAIIDALKADKLYGFAADVLPNEGPIFFHNFDRLEDVPDETVQELIKLYPRVLLTPHVGSNTDEAVKNMVEYSMDNFEEYLTTGEVANLVE; via the coding sequence ATGACTTTTAAAGTTGCTTGCTATGGGGTACGGTCGAATGAAGTGGATATTTTTAAGCAATATAATAAATATAATTATGACCTGACCTTAATTGAAGACTTACTGACAGAAGACAATATCGAAACTGCTAAAGGCCATGACGCTGTCCTATTAAGAGGGAACTGTGTGGCAAATCGGAGAAATTTGGAATTACTGAAATCATGGGGGATTGACTTAGTTTTCACTCGGACCGTAGGCATCAACCATATTGATATGGAAGCTATCCGTGATTTAGGTCAAGTTGTGGCTAGAGTGCCTGGTTATTCCCCTAATGCTATTGCCGAATTATCAGTGACCTTGGCCATGAGTTTGTTGCGGAATGTTCCCTATACTACCGAAGCGACAGCCAAAGAATTTGATTTTCGGGTTAAACCGCGCATGTTTAGTCGCGAAGTAAGAAATTGTACCGTAGGGATTATTGGTTGCGGACGGATCGGTTTAACCGAAGCCAAACTCTTCCAAGGTTTAGGAGCCAAGGTGATTGGCTATGATATCTACCAATCCGATGCGGCCAAAGAAGTCGTTGAATTTAAAGACAATCAAGATGACTTATTGAAAGAAGCAGATATCGTAAGTATTCACTCCGCCTATATTGAAGGCGAAAATGATCAGATGATTAACCAACATTTCATTGAAACTATGAAAGACGATGCCATCTTGGTTAACACTGCCCGTGGGGAACTCCAAGATAACCAAGCTATTATCGATGCCCTTAAGGCAGATAAATTGTATGGTTTTGCGGCCGATGTACTTCCCAATGAAGGACCAATTTTCTTCCACAACTTCGACCGTTTAGAAGATGTTCCTGATGAAACGGTCCAAGAACTGATTAAGTTGTATCCAAGAGTCTTATTAACTCCGCACGTAGGCTCTAATACCGATGAAGCCGTGAAAAACATGGTGGAATACTCCATGGATAATTTTGAAGAATATCTCACCACTGGGGAAGTTGCTAATTTGGTGGAATAG
- a CDS encoding CHAP domain-containing protein, producing the protein MVTAQQVIKTAQKYLGMTMGSVAHRDMVDRYNRVLPRPVGYLAKYSDDWCDLFVTAVSDEAGATDLIGRECGVQRHIHVFAGLGIWLGRVYPQAGDIVCFDWDGGGFADHIGFVEAVTGSTITTIEGNASRRVARNRFAWNDWRIKGYARPKYGSQASRRDKTMDQLAREVLDRKWGNGADRIRRLAAAGYDYRLVQDRVNRLVAERDKDGAGADPVAVGASVRVADWATHWQTGQRIADWVKGQVFAVMERKEIDHPQSDWAYLLSNRGIAIGWLLDQDVGK; encoded by the coding sequence ATGGTTACCGCCCAGCAAGTGATTAAAACGGCGCAAAAATACCTAGGGATGACTATGGGGTCGGTGGCCCACCGTGACATGGTGGATCGCTATAACCGGGTTCTGCCGCGTCCGGTGGGATACTTGGCCAAGTATAGTGATGACTGGTGTGATCTCTTTGTGACTGCAGTTAGTGATGAAGCGGGAGCGACGGACTTGATTGGGCGTGAGTGTGGGGTCCAGCGTCATATCCATGTCTTTGCCGGACTTGGAATTTGGCTGGGTCGGGTTTATCCCCAGGCCGGAGACATTGTCTGCTTTGACTGGGACGGTGGTGGCTTTGCCGACCATATCGGTTTTGTCGAGGCTGTGACGGGGTCAACTATTACTACCATTGAGGGCAATGCCAGTCGCCGGGTGGCTCGCAACCGCTTTGCCTGGAATGATTGGCGGATTAAGGGCTATGCCCGGCCTAAGTACGGGAGTCAGGCTAGTCGAAGAGATAAGACCATGGATCAGTTGGCCCGGGAAGTTTTGGACCGCAAGTGGGGGAACGGGGCCGACCGGATCCGGCGCTTAGCGGCAGCGGGCTATGACTACCGGCTGGTTCAAGACCGGGTCAACCGCTTGGTGGCTGAGCGTGATAAAGATGGTGCAGGAGCTGATCCGGTGGCTGTGGGAGCTTCGGTCCGGGTGGCAGACTGGGCGACCCACTGGCAGACGGGTCAGCGGATAGCGGACTGGGTTAAAGGCCAGGTCTTTGCCGTGATGGAGCGGAAAGAGATCGACCACCCGCAAAGTGATTGGGCTTACTTGTTGAGTAACCGAGGGATTGCGATTGGGTGGTTGTTAGACCAGGATGTTGGTAAATAG